The region AGCATCAGACCATCGATTACGTGCCTTTCCGTCCTGCGGCAGTGGTCAAGTACATGCTGCGCGCGGATCGGATCCACCGCTGGGCCCCTCTTGCGCCCGCCCTGTTCCCTCTCGCCCTGGTCCGTGCCTACAGCCGCACCCCGGTCGAGAGGGCGGAGGCGCAGACCGTTCGGCGTATGTAGTACCCGGGGCCGCACAGGGACCCCGGGTACCTCGTCCTACGTACTGATGGCGGACTACGCGGTGATGGCGGACTACGTGGTGACGGCGAACTACGCGGTGATCACGGATTACGCGGTGATCACGGACTACTTGCTGACGGCGAAGCGCATCAGGGCGTGCTCGTCACCCTGCTTGATCTTCCCCGTCACATTGATGACCTCGAGCTTCCAGCTGCCGTCGACACGAACGGCCTTGGCCACGGCGCACCCGTTGTCCTGGGTGAGCAGGCTCGGCCAGATGTCGGCGACCTGCTGAGTGGTGCCGCCGGTCGCGTCGTACACCTTGAAGCTGATGTTGCGGGCCTTCTGGAAGGAGCTGCCCTTCTTGAAGGCGGCGGCGATGAACACGATCGTCGTGATGTTGGACGGTATCCGGGCGAACTCGACCGTCAACGTCTCGTCGTCGCCCTCCCCGCGCCCGGTCTGGTTGTCACCGCTGTGGACCAGGGAACCGTTGCCCATGGGGTCGAGCGAGTCGAGGCCCGCCAGGCGCACCGGGTCCGTGCCCTGCATCGCGATGGCGATCAGGTCCAGGTCGGTGCCGGTCTTGCGGCGGAGTACGCCCATCACTCCACCGCTGCTGCCCGCGGTGGGATCCCAGGACACTCCGATGGACAGATGGGTGACTCCGTCCAGATCCGCCGGGCCGTCTTCTTTGGTGAGCGTAATCATGCGTGGATCATCCTCTTGGAGACGGGACTGCGACAGGCAAAGTGTGCATGGAGTTCCTGGTGTTCCCTCGGCAGGGGTCCCTTCATAAGCGGACAAGGGGACACATGAGGCACTGATCGCCGACCAGAGTCGTGTGATCACTGCTGGTTGTGGGGCGGTGCGGTGGCAGGGCGTATTCCAGAGGGAGTTGGCGAACCGCTACCAGGCCCAGGGCGGTTGGGGCTCGGTGCGGGCGTGCACGTGTGTGTCTACCGGCCTCCGAGGCACGGCAGACCTGGCGGAACGGCGCGACCGCCAGGAGTTTCGACGGGGGCGCAACCGGCCTCAGGGGCGTGCATCCAGATGGTGCCCTGACGCGTCTACATCGGTATGGATCTGGAAAAGTCGCCTGCTGAGCGACCCGCAGTACCGGCCGAGGGGTGCCTGACGGTCGCGATCCGCCTGCCCGTGCGGATCGTCGTCCTCGTGCTCGTCGTGCCGGTGCGCATGCTGTGGGACGCCCTGGTGGTCGGCGGAAGGTTTCTGCGGGACACCGTGCTGCGCCCCGCGGGGCGGGTGCTCCAGTGGGTGGCGTGGGCGGTGTTCGTCTGGCCGTGGGTGACGCTGTGGCGGTACGTCGTGGTGCCGGCCGGAAAGGCGCTGGCGTGGCTCGGGTACGTGCTGCTCGTCGTGCCCGCCGTGTGGCTGTACGAGACGGTGCTCACACCGGTCGGACACGCGATCGCCTGGGTGGCGCGGGGCGTCGGCGCCGGGCTCATGTGGGTCCTCCGCGGTGTCGGTGCGGGGTTCGCCCGGGTCCTCCGTGGCATCGGCGCCGTACTCGCCTGGGTGTACGCCCGGGTGCTGACCCCCGTCGGGCGGGCCGTCGCCTGGCTGCTCAGGGGCCTCGGGACCGGGTTCGGGGCGGTCGCTTTCGGGGTGTACCAGGTCGTGGCCTGGCTGGTCCGTCATCTGATCGTCGTGCCGGCGCTGTGGCTGTACGAGTGGATGCTCGCCCCCGTCGGACGGGCGATCGCGTGGGCGGCGCGCGGAGCCGGGTGGCTCGTACGGATGATCTTCACCGGGATCGGCGCCGCGCTCTACTGGACCCTGCGCGTCCTGCTCGTGCTGCCCGCGCTCGCCCTGTGGCGCTGGGTGCTCGTGCCGGTCGGACGGGTCCTCGCCGTCGTCGCGCGGGAGGTCGGGGACGCACTTGGGCACGCCTGGCGGGTGGCCGGACACCTCTCGCTCGCCGTCGGCAGGTTCCTCGGAAGACTCTTCCGGTGGATCTTCGTGGAGCCCGTGCGCTGGGTGTACCGCAGCGTGCTGACGCCGGTCGGACGCGTCGTCCGGGACACGGTCCTGCGGCCCGCCGCCGAGCTCGCGCGCGGCGTGGGCCGGGTGACCCGGCAGGCCCTGGCCACCGCCCGCGAGTCTGCGCGGCAGACCCGCGCCGACATCCGCCGCATGCTCTTCGGCACGCCCCGGGAGCCCGAGCGGGTGCCCCTGGCGAAGCACCGGCGGGAACCGGGAGCCGCCGGGACACGTACTCTAGGTAGCAGTACGACCGCTCTCACGAAGGACTGAACGACACTGGGCAAGCGACAGCCCGAAGGCCCGCCGCCCGCACCCGCGGTGCAGCGCATCCGACTGCGCTACACCAAGCGCGGCCGCCTCCGGTTCACCAGCCACCGTGACTTCCAGCGCGCCTTCGAGCGTGCGTTGCGCCGTGCCGAGGTGCCGATGGCGTACTCGGCGGGGTTCACGCCGCATCCGAAGGTGTCGTACGCCAATGCCGCACCCACCGGCACAGGCAGCGAGGCGGAGTACCTGGAGATCGCGCTCACCCAGACGCGTGACCCTCAGAAGCTGCGTGAGCTCCTCGACGAGTCGATGCCCGTGGGGCTCGACATCATCGAGGCGGTCGAGGCCCGCACGTCGGGTCTCGCCGACCGGCTCACCGCGTCCGTGTGGGAGCTGCGCCTCGACGGCGTGGTGCCCGAGGACGCGGAGCGCGCGGTCGACGCCTTCAAGTCGGCCGACACGGTGGAAGTCCAGCGCAGGACCAAGAACGGGATGCGCACCTTCGACGCCCGCGGTGCCGTGGCGAGCCTCGAGGCGCACAGTCCGCAGGCTGATAGGCCGACCGGCCAGCCCTGTGCGATACTGCGCCTGGTTGTTCGGCACGTGACGCCTGCCGTACGACCCGACGACGTCCTGTCCGGTCTTCGCGCCGTGGCCGACCTGGCGCCGCCGGTCGCCGCAGCGGTGACCAGGCTGGCGCAGGGGCTGTTCGATGAAGAGACCGGCACGGTGACCGACCCGCTCGCGCCCGACCGCGAGGCAGTCATGGCCGCCCCAGCCGATCGCACAGGGGCCGCCGAAACTGCCGCCGCGAAGGCGTCGGCGTAAGGAAGGTCCCGCGTAAGGACGGACGTCGTAGCGCCGCCCTCGGATCCGGGAGCCACCTGGGTCGGGCAGCGCACCGACCAGAAGACTTTCGCCAGGCCGTACGCACACATGGCGTACGGAACCGGCGAGACAGGACACAGAGAGCTCCCGTGCGGCGCCCGCGCCCCGGACGGCGGCACCGCGCATCGCGCGAGCCGCGGACGTCACCGGCACAGCCGGACCAGGCGCGGCGCCCGGGAGCCTGACGGGAGATCCACCCGCATGCTCGAGCCGACCGAACCCACCGAGGGTTCCGACAACAACAACACTCCGAGCGACACCCTGCCGCCGCGGCGCCGCCGCCGTGCGGCGTCGCGTCCGGCCGGCCCGCCCACGGGCGCGGCCGAGTCCCAGTCCGTGGCCGAGACCACGGCTCCGGCCATACCGCCGGTGGCATCCGCCGAGGCCGTGGCCGCCGCTGAGGCCCCCGAGGCTCTCGAGACCGAAGAAACCCAAGAGACCGAAGAGACGGTGGAGGAGGCGGTGGCTCACGCCGCTGCCGCCGAGCCGGCCGAGGACGCCGCTCCGCGCCGTACGCGTCGCCGCGCCACCCGCCGGGTGTCCGCGCCCGCCGGTGCGCCGGGGACGGCCGAGGCGGCCCCGGCCGCGGAGACCACCGTGGTGCCCGCGACCACGCCCGCCGAGGTCGAGGCCCAGGTCGAAGCGGCCCCTGCCGCTGAAGCGGCCCCCGCCGTCGAGGAGGAGGCGGCGCCCGCCGCCCGTCCGCGTCGTCGTGCGACCCGTCGCGCCTCCGCGCCGACCGGTGCGCCCAAGGCGGCCGAGACCGCTCAGACCCCCGAGGCTCCTGAGGTCGCTGAGACCCCTGAGCCCGTCGAGGCCCAGGCCGAAGAGGCCCCCGCCGCCGAGGACGCCGCACCCCGCCGCACCACCCGTCGTCGCGCCACCCGGCGCGTCTCCGCGCCCGCCGGTGCGCCCGAGGGCGACGCCGCCGACGAGCGTGTGGAGGCGCCCGTGACCAGCGAGACCAGCCCCAGCGAGAGCAAGCCCGCCGCCGAGGCCGAGACCAAGCCCGCGGCCGAGGCCGAGACCACCGAGGACGGCGCCCCGCGCCGCACCCGCCGCCGTGCCACGCGCAAGGCCGCTGTCGGTTTCTCCGCCCCCGCGCCGAAGGAGGCCGAGTCCGCGCGACGGCCCGCGCGTCCGGCCGTCGCCGTGTTCCAGGCGCCCGTGTTCACCGAGCCGATGTTCCAGACGCCGGAGCGGGCCGCCGCCGCGGCTGCCGCCGAGGCGGCGGAAGTGGCCGCCGAGGCCCCCGCGGCCGAAGAGGTCGTCGAGGCACCCGTGGCCGTCGAGGAGGAGACCGGCGGTCGCCGTCGCCGTCGCCGCCGGACCGTCGAGGAGGCGCCCGCGGCCCCGGCCGCGGAGCCCGTCGACGAGGTGGAGGAGCCCGACGAGTCCGCCGAGGACGTCGAGGACGGCGTCGAGGACGACGAGTCCGAGGAGGAGTCCGCGGGCTCGCGCCGCCGCCGCCGTCGTGGTGGCCGTCGCCGTCGCCGTGGCGAGTCCGCCGAGGCGGACGGTGAGGCCGGTGACGACGAGTACGCCGCCGAGCAGGCCGCGCAGGACGCCGAGGACACCGCCGAGCAGGCCGAGGAGGACGCCGAGGAGGCGGACGAGCGCGACGAGCCGGGCGGTTCCGGCTCCAGCAGCAGCCGTCGCCGCCGTCGCCGTCGCCGTCGCGCCGGTGACTCCGGCCCCGAGGCCGAGCCCGGCGAGAACGACCCCGAGCGCACGGTCGTCAAGGTCCGCGAGCCGCGCGGCAAGAAGGACGAGCACCCGTCCGACGAGGTGCAGTCCATCAAGGGCTCGACCCGCCTCGAAGCCAAGAAGCAGCGCCGCCGTGAAGGGCGCGAGCAGGGCCGCCGTCGCGTTCCGATCATCACCGAGGCCGAGTTCCTGGCCCGCCGTGAGGCCGTCGAGCGCGTGATGGTCGTCCGCCAGAGCGGCGAGCGCACCCAGATCGGCGTCCTCGAGGACAACGTGCTCGTCGAGCACTACGTCAACAAGGAGCAGTCGACCTCGTACGTCGGCAACGTCTACCTGGGCAAGGTCCAGAACGTGCTGCCTTCGATGGAGGCCGCCTTCATCGACATCGGCAAGGGCCGCAACGCCGTGCTCTACGCCGGTGAGGTCAACTTCGAGGCGCTCGGCATGGCCAACGGGCCGCGCCGCATCGAGAGCGCGCTGAAGTCCGGCCAGTCGGTCCTCGTGCAGGTCACCAAGGACCCGATCGGCCACAAGGGCGCCCGTCTCACCAGCCAGGTCTCCCTGCCCGGCCGCTACCTGGTCTACGTGCCCGAGGGCTCGATGACCGGCATCAGCCGCAAGCTGCCCGACACCGAGCGCGCGCGCCTGAAGACCATCCTCAAGAAGATCGTCCCCGAGGACGCGGGCGTCATCGTGCGCACCGCCGCCGAGGGCGCCAGCGAGGACGAGCTGCGCCGCGACGTCGAGCGCCTGCAGGCGCAGTGGGAGGACATCCAGAAGAAGGCGAAGAGCGGCGGGAGCTCGAACGCCCCGTCCCTGCTGTACGGCGAGCCGGACATGACCGTCCGTGTCGTCCGCGACATCTTCAACGAGGACTTCACCAAGGTCATCGTCAGCGGCGACGAGGCGTGGGAGACCATCCACGGGTACGTGTCCCACGTCGCGCCCGACCTGGCCGACCGCCTCTCGAAGTGGACCTCCGAGGTCGACGTCTTCGCGACGTACCGCATCGACGAGCAGCTGATGAAGGCCCTGGACCGCAAGGTCTGGCTGCCCAGCGGCGGTTCGCTGGTGATCGACAAGACCGAGGCCATGGTCGTGGTCGACGTCAACACCGGCAAGTTCACCGGTCAGGGCGGCAACCTCGAAGAGACCGTGACCAGGAACAACCTGGAGGCGGCCGAGGAGATCGTGCGCCAGCTGCGGCTGCGCGACCTGGGCGGCATCGTCGTCATCGACTTCATCGACATGGTCCTGGAGTCCAACCGGGACCTGGTGCTGCGGCGCCTCCTGGAGTGCCTGGGACGCGACCGTACGAAGCACCAGGTCGCCGAGGTCACCTCGCTGGGCCTGGTCCAGATGACGCGCAAGCGCGTCGGACAGGGCCTTCTGGAGTCCTTCTCCGAGACCTGCGTCCACTGCAACGGCCGTGGCGTGATCGTGCACATGGAGCAGCCGACCTCGGTCGGAGGCGGCGGCAAGCGCAAGAAGCGCGGCCGTGGTGGTGCCGAGCAGGTCCACGAGCACGACCACGAGCTCGAGCACACGCACGAGATCGCGGAGGAGCCGGAG is a window of Streptomyces mirabilis DNA encoding:
- a CDS encoding TerD family protein — protein: MITLTKEDGPADLDGVTHLSIGVSWDPTAGSSGGVMGVLRRKTGTDLDLIAIAMQGTDPVRLAGLDSLDPMGNGSLVHSGDNQTGRGEGDDETLTVEFARIPSNITTIVFIAAAFKKGSSFQKARNISFKVYDATGGTTQQVADIWPSLLTQDNGCAVAKAVRVDGSWKLEVINVTGKIKQGDEHALMRFAVSK
- a CDS encoding TIGR03936 family radical SAM-associated protein → MQRIRLRYTKRGRLRFTSHRDFQRAFERALRRAEVPMAYSAGFTPHPKVSYANAAPTGTGSEAEYLEIALTQTRDPQKLRELLDESMPVGLDIIEAVEARTSGLADRLTASVWELRLDGVVPEDAERAVDAFKSADTVEVQRRTKNGMRTFDARGAVASLEAHSPQADRPTGQPCAILRLVVRHVTPAVRPDDVLSGLRAVADLAPPVAAAVTRLAQGLFDEETGTVTDPLAPDREAVMAAPADRTGAAETAAAKASA
- a CDS encoding Rne/Rng family ribonuclease, yielding MLEPTEPTEGSDNNNTPSDTLPPRRRRRAASRPAGPPTGAAESQSVAETTAPAIPPVASAEAVAAAEAPEALETEETQETEETVEEAVAHAAAAEPAEDAAPRRTRRRATRRVSAPAGAPGTAEAAPAAETTVVPATTPAEVEAQVEAAPAAEAAPAVEEEAAPAARPRRRATRRASAPTGAPKAAETAQTPEAPEVAETPEPVEAQAEEAPAAEDAAPRRTTRRRATRRVSAPAGAPEGDAADERVEAPVTSETSPSESKPAAEAETKPAAEAETTEDGAPRRTRRRATRKAAVGFSAPAPKEAESARRPARPAVAVFQAPVFTEPMFQTPERAAAAAAAEAAEVAAEAPAAEEVVEAPVAVEEETGGRRRRRRRTVEEAPAAPAAEPVDEVEEPDESAEDVEDGVEDDESEEESAGSRRRRRRGGRRRRRGESAEADGEAGDDEYAAEQAAQDAEDTAEQAEEDAEEADERDEPGGSGSSSSRRRRRRRRRAGDSGPEAEPGENDPERTVVKVREPRGKKDEHPSDEVQSIKGSTRLEAKKQRRREGREQGRRRVPIITEAEFLARREAVERVMVVRQSGERTQIGVLEDNVLVEHYVNKEQSTSYVGNVYLGKVQNVLPSMEAAFIDIGKGRNAVLYAGEVNFEALGMANGPRRIESALKSGQSVLVQVTKDPIGHKGARLTSQVSLPGRYLVYVPEGSMTGISRKLPDTERARLKTILKKIVPEDAGVIVRTAAEGASEDELRRDVERLQAQWEDIQKKAKSGGSSNAPSLLYGEPDMTVRVVRDIFNEDFTKVIVSGDEAWETIHGYVSHVAPDLADRLSKWTSEVDVFATYRIDEQLMKALDRKVWLPSGGSLVIDKTEAMVVVDVNTGKFTGQGGNLEETVTRNNLEAAEEIVRQLRLRDLGGIVVIDFIDMVLESNRDLVLRRLLECLGRDRTKHQVAEVTSLGLVQMTRKRVGQGLLESFSETCVHCNGRGVIVHMEQPTSVGGGGKRKKRGRGGAEQVHEHDHELEHTHEIAEEPETVESEAEVAAEVAAPVALVEQEFQPDEELYSSAAEAEAAASRGGRSRRRATRRVSAPAGAPKAEERAPRGRREERAERTERALTSREAAESEPVAVEDPVVEAPVVEAPEVTSAPEAAPAPVVAVPEDEAAPKGRTRRRATRKVSAPAGSPKATEETVVTVTVTEPVAAPVPEAAAEVVEPQPEAVAEAPTESAAPARPRRRAVRKATAPTASEEAAVVVVPSASAESAEAPEAPETAPETAAESDVEAAAPAKKTAARKTAKKATAKKAATKKTAAKKTVAKKVTAKKATAKKTAAKTTAKKTAAAEQQDRSTVSATTED